The region TGAGATAAGTGCTAGCGACATTAACGAAAACGTCAACAGCAGGCGTTGCGTGATATTCATAAACCGCTCCATTTTAAATTTTTATACTGCATATTTTCCTGATTCGGGGATGTCACATCGGCAACATCCCGTTCTTACATGTCACTGAGTGCAGATCAGGCATGCTTTTACCACGCTCAGTTATCGGCAAACCCACAATGACCTTGCGTTCCCGATCGTTAAAACAAATTAATAAAATCAAATGGATAGATTAAAACTATCAACCAACGACAATTGATCGTCAAAAACGTCCGTTCATCTGTAACGGCACGCAAAGAAAGAGGCACAAAAAAAAAAGCACTGACCAATAAGGTTCAGTGCTTTTTTATCTCTGGTTTACTATCTGGTAGCGCTATTTCTTCGCTGGCAGCGTAACCCAGTAGCCCGGCTGATACGGCAGCGGCAGGAACTTCTCATGGAAGGTACGGAATGTTGCATCAGGATCGAGGTCTTTAAATAGTTCAGGGTGCATCCATTTCGCTAATACTTGAATCGCCACAAACTGATACGGGCTGTCATAGAACTGATGCCAGATCGCATGAGCGTTGCCATCAGTTGCTACCGGCAACGTTTTAAATGCTGAGCGTTCCATCAATTTTTGCAAACGTTGCAGCGCTTCCTTCTGATCGGCTCCTGGTCCGACGCCAACCCAGCCGTTCGCCGTGTTGTAGTTTTTCCAGTTTGCGCCTGTTACCACCACGACATCCGGGCGAGAGCTGATAATCTGCTCAGGATTCAACGTACCAAACGTGCCGGGAATGATGTTCTTGGCAATGTTGTCACCGCCGGCAACGTCAACCATGCGACCAAAGTTTTCATCACCGAATGACATGCAGCACTCTTCGTCATAACCACCCGCACGGTCGATCATCACTTTTGGACGTGAGCCTTGATAGTTTTTCAACCGATCGGTGACGATTTCAATTTGCTCACGACGAAATTTAATAATCTCTTCCGCACGCTGGGGTTTGCCCACCAGTTGCCCCATGATATGAATGCTTTTCTCCGCATTCTCAAACGGCTTCTCACGGAAATCGATAAACACCACCGGGATACCCAGCGAACTGAGTTTTTCAATCAATTTACCTTCATCCGTCGCCGCTTTTGACTCCAAATTCATCAACACCAAATCCGGTTTTAGCGTCAATGCCTGCTCAACGTTGAAAGTGCCATCCTTCGCTCCGCCGAAGGTCGGTAGCTTTTTAATTTCCGGGTATTTCTTTTCATAAGCCATATAGCCGTCGTAATCCGCTTTTGGCAGATCGTCACGCCAGCCAACCACACGTTGGAACGGTGCTTCGGTATCAAAGGCAGCCAGCAGATAAATCTGTCGACCTTCCCCTAAAATAATCCGCTTCACTTCGGATTTAATTTCTACCTTCCTGCCACTAACGTCTTCAATAACAATCGGGTTAGCGCTAGCAGCAACGCTAGCGCTCAGCCCCAAGAGCACAACGACTGAGAACAGCCATTTCTTCATTATTATTCCCTTCTGCGATTATGGTTATAAATGATAATAGTTATCATTAATGAAATGATATCCTGCCGTGATTATCGGAGGCAATGGGTTTCTAACGAGAAGTTAATAAAAAGTGAAATCAGCCGGAGAATGGCCGAATACCGCCCATCATCGCGGGCTGTGCGCTGAGGTAAAGCAGGATACCGGAACCAACCAAAATCAGCCCGCCAGCAAAAGCCAGAAGAGAAAACGTCGCTCGCTGCCATACGGGCGATGCACGATTTGCCCCTAAACGCTCAACAACACGACGGCAGTAAAAAACCAGCACAGCCAACGCCGAGATCGTAATCGCCGTTCCGGCAGCCATCACCAGCGCAGAAACTACGCCCCACAGATAGACGCCGATCACTTTAGAGAAAAGCAGCACCAGAATAGCGCCTGAGCACGGGCGCATCCCCATTGCCAGTACAATCATCAGGCGCGTACGCCAGCTGCTATCACGCCCAAGCTCCTCATTACTAGGGAGATGGCGATGCCCACAGCCACAATCGGCATCGTGCTGATGAAGAGAATGAGACGGTGCAGGCATTGGGCGCAGCGTCAGACGTCCATGCGTTGGCTTGTTAAGTGGCGTCATGCGCAAAATTGTCGCCGGTTTGGGCTGCCGCGCTAACGTGATATAGAGCTGTTTCAACGCACGAAAACAGAGCAATAGCCCTAACCCCGCCACCAGGACGAAACTCCCTTTCTCCATCCAGAAACTACTGCTATGCAGCGTCCGGCTCGACAGTTGCAAGATCCCGAGTACTACAGTCACCAGCGCTATCGCCATCAGTCCCTGAACCAGTGAGGCAGCAAATGTTAACTTCAGGCTGCTTTTCAGCTTCGACGGATGTGTCGCTAAATAGGTCATGATAACGACTTTGCCATGCCCTGGCCCGACCGCATGGAGCACGCCATAGACCAGACTGAACATCATCAGGCTCAGCCCAGCCTGATGAGGCTGCTGTTCCACCATCTGCAACAGATGTGACATCTGCTGGTGCAGCGATTTCTGCCAAATCGCACTTTGCAGCACGATTTGCGGCCAATATCCCACGATGTAATGTAGCGCCGCAGCAAGCAGCGCTAAAAACAGCCACAGCGGCCACAGATCGCGCAGCTGGCTCAACAACGAACGTTGACGCGACAGCAAGCCAAAGTTTACTGACATTGCAACGTCACCCGCTGTGCAAACTGTTTCCCCAAATCCATGTCTTCATCCGGTGCATCATTTTTATCCAGTGATAACGCATAGGATTGCAGTTCAGCGTTAGGCTTTGGCGTGAAAAGCGTAGTTTTACAGCGAGATGCCAGCTCGGGTGCCAGCTTAACGGCCTTATCATTCTGATAGGACATATCGACAAAGTAGGTCGGGTCGTAAGTAGAAATCAACAAAGGTTTTCCGGCCAGTGGCTGCGGGTGTGACAGCGGGAGTACAAATTCCAACACCGCCTGGTTGCCTTTACGGGAGAGATTATATTCAGTTGGCAGCCGAGCGTATTTTACGGGCTGATTATCACGATAAATGTCGGTGAAATAGTGCTGTCCCCACACATTCGCCATAACTTCCGCCGCCAGTTTTTTCCAGACTTCGGAATCCTTTTTCGCCTGTCCTGCGTCATACAGCAAGTCGGCAGACGTGATAGGGTCCATCGTCCACTGCATACGTAAACCGGTGATGTTGTCGTTCTGGCTTTCAACTGTCGTTTGCATATCAATAAAACTGTGTGGGTGAGCGAAAACGGGTTGGCAGAGCGCCAAACCTGTCATGAGCAACGGTATCCGACCGCCCCCTCGTTTCAAAGCGTTATAATGTAACATTATTTTTATCACAATGTGTACGCCACTCTCTTAGGTTTTTGCGACAGTGTGATGACTCACAGACGGTCGGATAAACAGAGCCGGAACAGCCAACAGCGCCATCACCCAAAACGTACCGCCCTGCAAATGATCAAACAGGAAGCCGGACACCATGGTCATCACCGCAATACTTCCCCCCATCGCCAACGCGGAATATACCGCCTGCAACCGCAATACGTCACCTCCGCTGCGTGCCGCAATAAAGCGCATAGCGGCCAAATGGCAGACGGTAAACGTACCACAGTGCAATATCTGTATCACAATCAGCCACGGCAGAGCCACCGTCGACCCCATCAAACCCCAGCGCACCACACCGCATACCGCGGAAAGCAGCAGCAGTTGTCTGGCACTCCAGCGTCGGAACAGGCGCTGGCTAAAGGTAAAAATGACGATCTCCGCGACAACACCCAGCGACCAGAGATAACCAATAATCGAGGCGGAATAGCCTGAATCCTGCCAATAAATCACGCTGAAACCGTAGTAAGCCGCGTGCGCTCCCTGCAACAGCGATACGCAAAGTAGGAAACGCCATACCGCCGGTTCACTCAGTAATTTTTTCCATGGCGTAACGCTGGCAGATTGTGCCGTAGACGCGGTGGCCTGTGGCATCACACTCGGCCGGAACAGCATGCCAAGCAGCATAGCGACAAGGCCCGTACTTAGGATCGCCAAAATGGCAGGATGCCCCCAAATAGCCACCAGTTCCCCCGTCACAGCAGAGGCGATAACAAAGGCAATCGATCCCCACACGCGAACTTTGCCATAATCCATCACTACCTGCTTTTGCCACGTGGCAGCCAACGCATCAGTCAGCGGCACCAGCGGCGCAAAAAACAGGTTAAACCCGATCATCACTATCATTAGCCACAGCCAGGCATTACCCAGCCAGAAACCGACGACCAATGCCAATGACAGCAGTGCCAGCCCACGCAATACCGTAATTAATTTGGACGGATCTTTCACGCTGGGCGTAATGACCAGACTACCGACGAAGCGCGCCACCAGCCCCGCCCCCAACAGCATACCTATCGACTCTGCGGACAGCCCCTCACCTTTTAACCACCCCCCCCAAAACGGCAGGAAAACACCATAACAAAAAAAGTATGTGAAATAGCTCAGCGCCAGCCAGCGCGTCGATTGCAAAACCATGATATCTCCCTTTCGATGACGAACACTCCCGCTCACCACCCTACAAACTGTCACAAACACAACGTGTATAATTTTCCGCTAAAAATGAACCAACACTTTTTGCTGGCGATTCTTTTTACCAGTGACTTTTTTTGCTGGTTACTGTGTCAGAGTGCATGCGACGGTGCAACGCGTTATTCGTTATTACACGTGAACAGGAATATCGGCCGATCGACAGGTATAAAAAATGTCCAGGAGAAATTTTTAACGTCGCTTGCGGCGACCAAGGATGGCACGCCATAAAAAAACGTGGGGAACGTTTTTCAACGTCGCTTGCGATGGCCCGCAGGGTGGCGGCCAGGGATGGTACGCCATAAAAAAACGTGGGGAACGTTTTTCAACGTCGCTTGCGACGGCCCGCAGGGTGGCGGCCAGGGATGGTACGCCATAAAAAACGCCAGCACAGAGGCTGGCGTTTGAGACGTTTTCCGACAGTGATGTCTGAGAAAAATGCCGAATTATGCGTAAACCGGGAAGCGGGCGCAGATCTCCAGAACTTTCTGTTTCACGCGTTCAATGGTTGCTTCGTCATTGATGTTGTCCAACACATCACAGATCCAGCCAGCCAGTTCACGCACTTCCGCTTCTTTAAAGCCACGACGCGTTGCCGCTGGTGTACCAATACGGATACCAGAAGTCACGAACGGACTCTTCGGATCGTTAGGCACACTGTTTTTGTTCACGGTGATATTCGCACGACCCAGCGCAGCATCTGCTTCTTTACCGGTCAGGTTTTTGCTGACCAGATCCAGCAGGAATAAGTGGTTGCTGGTCGCGCCGGAAACCACGTTGAAGCCACGTGACAGGAAGACCTCTACCATTGCTTTGGCATTCTTCGCCACCTGCTGCTGGTAAACTTTGAACTCAGGCTCCATCGCTTCTTTCAGCGCAACCGCTTTACCCGCGATAACGTGCATCAACGGGCCGCCCTGACCGCCAGGGAATACCGCAGAGTTCAGTTTTTTGTACAGCTCTTCGTCGCCGCCTTTCGCCAGAATCAGGCCACCGCGTGGGCCAGCCAGCGTTTTGTGCGTGGTAGTGGTCACGATGTGAGCATGAGGAACCGGGTTAGGGTAAACATCCGCGGCAATCAGACCAGCAACGTGCGCCATATCAACAAACAGGTAAGCACCGATGCTGTCAGCGATTTCGCGCATCTTCGCCCAGTCAACCACGCCAGAGTATGCAGAGAAACCGCCGACGATCATTTTTGGCTTGTGCGTACGCGCCAGCTCAGCCATTTCGTCGTAGTCGATTTTACCGCTTTCGTCGATGCCGTAAGGAATGACTTTATACAATTTACCAGACAGGTTAACCGGAGAACCGTGCGTCAGGTGACCACCGTGCGCCAGGTTCATACCCAGAATGGTGTCGCCTGGTTGCAACAGCGCTGTATAAACAGCAAAGTTAGCCTGAGAACCGGAGTGCGGCTGCACGTTGGCATAATCAGCACCGAACAGCGCTTTAGCACGATCGATCGCCAATTGCTCAACGATGTCCACATACTCACAGCCGCCGTAGTAACGTTTGCCTGGATAACCTTCAGCATACTTGTTCGTCAGCTGAGACCCTTGAGCCTGCATAACGCGTGGGCTGGTGTAGTTTTCTGACGCAATCAGTTCAATGTGCTCTTCCTGACGCACCACTTCTTGCTCCATTGCTTGCCACAGGTCGGCATCATAATCGGCAATGTTCATTTCACGCTTTAACATCCGGATCTCCTGACTCAGCTAACATAAATATACTGGGAATTGACGGCCCATTCGGGAATTGGCCTACCCTTTTGGGGAATGGCGTATAGTGTAAACCGTTTTTCCCTAATGAAGATAGGTCTTGACAGAGGTTTTTACGCAAACGATTAGCTACAGGCAGCACAAGGCTTCAGCAAATCTACGTGGTGTAACGACAAACGGATTTTTCTTCATTCTCATCCTGCTATTTCTTCATGTTATTCCTTCTGACCCACGCTAAAAGCCCCTACCACCAAAAAGGTAATTTACAGCGACGGACAAACCCAATAAGATGCATATAAAATACAACTTATAAGTCATGCAAATAAATAAGGAGTCACCATGCTGGATAACAACACTATCGCTATCGTTAAATCAACCATCCCTCTGCTGGCGGAAACCGGTCCGAAACTGACCGCACATTTCTACGATCGTATGTTTACGCATAACCCGGAGCTCAAAGATATTTTCAACATGAGCAACCAACGTAACGGCGATCAGCGGGAGGCGCTGTTCAATGCTATTTGTGCTTATGCGACGAACATCGAAAACCTGGCTGCACTGCTGCCTGCGGTTGAGCGCATCGCCCAGAAGCATGCCAGCTTTAATATTCAGGCCGATCAGTATCAGATCGTGGGTAATCATTTATTGGCCACGCTAGATGAAATGTTTAGCCCCGGCCAGGAAGTGCTGGATGCCTGGGGTAAAGCCTATGGCGTACTGGCGAACGTCTTCATCCAACGCGAAGACGATATCTACCGCAGCACCGAAGCAAAAAACGGCGGCTGGAGCGGTGTACGCGCTTTCCGTATTGTGAACAAGCAGCCGCAAAGTTCAGTGATCACCAGCTTTACACTGGAACCCATCGACGGCCAGCCTATCGCTGACTTTCAACCGGGCCAGTATCTGGCGGTTTACATCAAGCATGACAGTTTTGCCAATCAGGAAATTCGCCAATACTCTCTAACCCATGCTCCTAATGGAAAGTCCTACCGGATTGCGGTTAAACGTGAAGCTCAGGGCACCGTTTCCGGCTACCTGCATGATACGGCTCGTGAAGGCGACATCATTCATCTGGCAGCTCCACACGGCGACTTCTTCCTTGATATCCCCGCCACCACACCCGTTGCTCTGATTTCCGGTGGTGTAGGACAAACTCCGATGCTGGGCATGCTGCATACGCTAAAACAGCAGGGCCATCAGGCTAAGGTATTATGGCTGCACGCAGCAGAAAACGGCGCAGCGCACGCGTTTGCTGATGAAATCGAACAGACGGGGCCATCACTACCGCAGTTTCAGCGCCACATCTGGTATCGGGAGCCACAGCAGACCGATCGTCCAGGCGAAGATTATCATCACAGTGGCCTGATGCAGTTATCCTCGCTACAAGATGAATTAACCACGCCCGCCATGCACTACTACCTATGTGGCCCTGTCGTTTTCATGCAGTTTGTCGCACAGCAACTGCTGGCAATCGGCATCCCGGCCGAGCAACTGCATTACGAATGTTTTGGCCCACATAAAGTTGTCTAACCCTCATTGATAACGGCTCAAACCCAAAGGTCGCTTTTGCGACCTTTTTTTGTCTATTAAAACCTCGCCTTCCCTGAAACACTTTATTGATCACAATTTTATGTGCCGATACACGGGTACTCCGCTAAAAAAGAGGTCGGTCACAAAAAAATAGGCCTTATTAAAATAATATTTCATTTTTAATGAATAGTTATTTCATCAAAAGGTTCTGCGTTTAGGCATCGCCCTTGAATCGGCTTGGGTGCACAATAAAAGCCCCGATGTTCTCTCTAAAGGCCGTGACAAGAACGGTAAAAAACAGCGTTCTTTCTTTGATAACACTTGGGTTCATTAACCGTTTTCGATTAACCAACAAGGGATATGTCTGACCATGGCAAAACGTTTTTCAGAAAGTATGGCTTTAGCGTTGATACTTTCCACCCCTTTCACATTCGTACACGCTAAAACTCCCACCGCTGCACACCAGACCGCCGCACCAGAGAGCGCTAAATTACTGTCAGGTTCAACGTTGGGTGAAAAGACGGGATTATCTGGTAGTGTCACGGCTCGGGATATTCATCTACCCGCTACCATCATTATCAGAGACCAACAGGGCCAGAAGCGACAAACGCAGACCGATGAGCAAGGGAAATATCACCTTGATGTTTCAGGCCTCACGCCCCCGCTACGGGTTTTAGCCATTGAATCCGGTGGCAATAACTGTCTGCTAAATAATATTTCCCGTGCAATCTGCCTGTCTGCCGTCGCACCTTCACTGCATGACGGTAAAGAAAATATCGCCAATATCAACCCACTGACCGACCGTATTACCTCAGATATCGCGGTAGCAGCGGGTTACATCGGCCCACAGCAGCTAACCGACGACACAGCATCACCAAAGCTCGACGCCGCAGCATGGAAAACCGCCTACGCCGATTTTCATGCCGGCTTTAATGGCGCATTAAAACAGGTTGGTATCAGCGCCCCCGCGCGCTTCGATCCCCTCACTTATCCCGCAAGCCAGCAGGCCGCTGTTACCAAAATTGTCAACGTCATTAACCATAACCGCAATTATCACAACAATACGGGTTACTCCGGCCATACCGTGCTGACTGACAGCGCATTTCACCCGATTGTCGGCCTGAATGATAAAGGTGACTATGAACCGTTAGACTATCGCTCTGCCCGCCAAAGCCTGGATGCCATCCAGAAAGCACAAACCCGCATTTTCCTCGTTGGCGATTCAACCGCAGCAACCTATGAAAAAATGCGCTTCCCACGTATGGGATGGGGTCAAGTTTTTGAACAGCAGTTCAGTAAAAACAGTAGCGTGAAAGTCGTCAATGGTACACGCGCGGGCCGCAGCTCACGCGACTATTTTTACGAGGGCTGGTTCCGCCAGATGCAGCCGTTGATGAAGGAAGGTGACTTCCTATTTATACAAATGGGACACAACGATCAAAATTGCAACGGTGCAAAAGAAGTTCGCGGCCCTGCTGATGTCGCGAATCTATGTACTTACCCGAATGATGCCGCAGGGAAAAAACAGGCACCGCAGGGGAAAGCCGATATGTCATTCCAGACATCACTGGAACGCTACATCACTTTTGCTCGTCAACACAAACTCACACCGGTTCTGCTCACCCCGACCACTCGAGTGAAAACGGCTGAAGGGAAAAACGGCACACCTGCCGTACATAGCCACTTCACCAAACAAAATGCGGACAACGGTTATGCCTTCGTCGGCGATTACAGCCAGACCATCAAAGACACCGCTGAAGATAACAAGGTCATTTTGCTGGACGTTGAGCCCGCCACCATTGCGTTGGCAAATCAGGGCAACAGCGACCATTGGAAACAATACTGGCTGGTGATCGACCCCAAAAAATATCCTTACTATCGCGATCAGGCAGGCAGCCTGAGCAAACCAGACACCACTCATTTCCAGCAAAAAGGCGCTATTGCCGTGGCGGAGATTGTCGCTAACGCCATTCGGCAAGAACCCGCTTTAGCAGCTCTGGCGGAGAAAACCGTCAGCAAGCATAAGTAGTTATCAGTCAGGCAAAACGATAAGACAGAACCACGCGCGGCGTTATTTAGCCGCGCGTTATAGACCTTCTTCTTTCCCCTACCGATTACAGGACTCTGGACATGATAAACACCCCACACCTCTGCAAGACGCTGACCTTAGCCATGTTAATTTCTTCCCCTTGGGCATTAGCACAGGCAGCCGACTATAATGCGCTGGTTTCCGCCAATGCAACGGACGCCAAGGCCTACAAAACCATTACTGAAGCTATCGCCAGCGCCCCGGCAGACAGTTCCCCGTTTGTTATCTATGTGAAAAATGGCGTCTACCACGAACGCCTCACCATTACGCGCCCCAACATCCATCTACAGGGCGAAAGCCGTGACGGCACCGTAATCACCGCAACCACCGCCGCAGGGATGCTCAAACCCGATGGCAGCAAATGGGGAACTTATGGCAGCAACACGGTGAAAGTTGATGCACCTGATTTCAGCGCCCGTTCACTGACTATCAGCAACGATTTCGATTACCCTGCCAATCAGGCCAAAGCCAATGATGACCCGACCAAATTAAAAGATTCGCAGGCCGTAGCACTATTGGTTGCCGAAAACAGCGATCGGGCGTGGTTCCATGATGTCAGCCTGACTGGCTATCAGGACACGCTGTATGTGAAAGGTGGGCGCAGCTTCTTCTCAAAATGCCGTATCAGCGGCACCGTTGATTTCATCTTTGGCAACGGCACTGCGCTGTTTGACGACTGTGACATCGTCGCCCGTAATCGTACCGACGTGAAAGATCAACCACTTGGCTACCTCACTGCTCCCAGCACGGACATTAAGCAAAAATATGGTTTGGTCATTATTAATAGTCGGGTGATTAAAGAGAAAGATGTGCCCGCAAAAAGCTATGGTCTGGGTCGTCCATGGCACCCAACGACCACCTTTGAGGATGGTCGCTATGCCGATCCTAACGCCATCGGCCAGACCGTTTTCCTGAACACCAGCATGGACGACCACATTTATGGCTGGGACAAAATGTCAGGCAAAGATAAACAAGGCGAAAAAATCTGGTTCCATCCGCAGGACTCACGCTTTTTCGAGTATAAATCCAGCGGTTCAGGAGCAGAGAAAAACGATCAGCGCCGTCAGTTGAGCGAGGCGGAAGCGGCAGAATACACCGCTGATAAGGTATTAGCAGGCTGGGTTCCTACTGCACCTAAAGGGAAATAAAGGTAACGAAGCCAGCCTTCATCAGGCTGGCTTCTATATCCGTCATACTTCAAGCTATATATGCGTTAGCTGCATGAAACGAGAATTATGCAGAGCATAGACGGTATTGTCGGGGTGAGGCGAAACGATTAAATCGCTTCCTCGTCCTCTTCACCAGTACGAATACGAACAACGCGTGCCACATCAAAAACAAAGATTTTACCGTCGCCGATTTTACCCGTCTGCGCGGTCTGTGTGATGGTTTCAACACAGGTATCAACAATATCATCCGACACAACAATTTCGATTTTTACTTTCGGCAAAAAATCGACCATGTATTCTGCACCACGATACAGCTCGGTGTGGCCTTTCTGGCGACCAAAGCCTTTAACTTCCGTTACCGTCATCCCTGTGATGCCCACTTCAGCTAACGCTTCACGCACATCGTCCAGTTTGAACGGCTTAATAATCGCATCAATTTTCTTCATGGAGGAACCTTTGTGTTATCTATGTTGCGGCCAAAGCCGAGCATCAGCAAATAAACAGCATGTCAGAACTCAGGCGGACAATCTATACCCGTCATACTTCAAGCTACTTGGGCACTGACCCACACCACACTGTATTACGGGCGTCCTACCTGCGCTCTCAGGGCTAATCTTTAAAATCATTGGCATCCAGTTCGTGCCGACCCAACAGTTTATAAAATTCCGTTCGATTACGCCCGGCCATTCGCGCAGCCTGCGTCACGTTACCTTTTGCGATCTGTAGTAGTTTTCGCAAATAGTTAAGTTCAAACTGATGGCGCGCTTCAACAAACGTCGGCAGTGCGGTATTTTCACCTTCCAGCGCCTGCTCAACCAGTGCATCGCTGATTACTGGCGCGCTGGTTAACGCAACACACTGTTCGATGACATTCACCAACTGACGCACGTTACCCGGCCAGCTTGCCGTCATCAAGCGCTTCATCGCATCCGTTGAAAAGGTGCGCACAAAAGGTTTGTGACGATTGGCGGATTCACGCAGCAGATGATTTGCCAACAGCGGGATATCTTCGGCACGTTCATGCAGCGCTGGCAGCTTCATATTCACCACGTTGAGTCGATAATACAGATCCTCACGGAATTCGTTTTTTTCCATCGCCTTCGGCAAATCACGGTGCGTGGCGGAAATAATCCGCACGTCGATGTCCAGATCGCGGTTGCTCCCCAGCGGGCGAACTTTTCGCTCCTGCAAAACACGCAGCAGCTTAACCTGTAAAGACAACGGCATATCGCCGATTTCATCTAAAAACAGCGTACCGCCTTCTGCCGCCTGAAAAAGCCCTTCACGGCTGCTAACTGCACCGGTAAAAGCCCCTTTCGCGTGACCAAACAGCTCCGACTCCAGCAGCGGCTCCGGCAACGCACCGCAGTTAATCGCGATAAATGCTTTCTTGGCGCGTGGGCTTGCGGCATGAATTGCCTGAGCCAGCACCTCTTTCCCGGTTCCGCTCTGACCATTAATCAGCACGCTAACGTCCGACTGTGCCACCATTCTGGCCTGTTCCAGCAGACGTAACATTATTGGGCTACGCGTCACGATAGTTTCACGCCAGCTTTCATCACCTGCCGGTGCGGATAACGCCATCGCTTCATCGATGGCTTTGTAGAGCGCATCGCGGTCAACGGGCTTCGTGAGAAAGCTGAATACGCCCTGTTGCGTCGCCGCAACCGCATCGGGAATGGAACCGTGAGCGGTTAAGATGATCACTGGCATCCCCGGCTGATAGCGCTGGATTTCGGAAAACAACGCCATGCCATCCATTTCATCCATACGAAGATCGCTGATCACCAGGTCAAACGTCTCGCGCGTTAACAGCCGCAGCGCCTCCTGGCCGCTCTCCGCCGTCATCACGCTAAACCCTTCACTGGTCAGGCGCATTCCCAATAGCTTCAGCAGGCTGGGATCATCATCCACGAGCAACAAACTCGCCGTTTTTCGGGCTGTCATTGTCTTGTTGATTCCTTCGTCGTCGATTTGTCCGTATGTGACCCAATTGGCGGCGTATAGGTGTCATCCGCATCAACGGGCTCATTTCTGGGTTTCGTGGCCGAATTGCGTGAACTCTCTCTATTTGTCCCCGCATTGCCACGGTGATCGGCATCGTTATCCGGCATTTCCCCTGACAACTGCTTACGGGATGAGAGTTGACGTTCAATATCCGTCAGGTTTTCCAGTTTCTGCGTGGTCGTTTCTAATTGATATTGCAGGTGATTTTGCTGCACGCGCAGGGTGTCTAGCTGTTTGTCACTGGATTCCTGTAAACGCTTATAGCGCAGGCGTTCATCTGATAGCGCCAGAAATAGCGTTTGTCTGTCACGCCAGGTTTGCATCAACGGGCGCAGCGCCGCAGGGAAAGCCAGACGATATAAATTGATTTGTTCCAGCACCTGACGTCGTTCAGCCTGAGTAATACCGGCATTGTCCAGTAAAATACCCTGCTTAAACGCATTTTCCCAGCTATCCCCCGCGACCTGCTCAGCTTCTTCACGAGCCTGAAACTGGGTCAGACGCCCCGCACAATCCATCGCCCGCAACCAATAAAGTGCGTTGTTCATGGATTCACGATCGTCTATCTGCCACAAATGCTCACATTGCGCGATACGGAAATCGGCGACCTGTTCTTTCGGCGGTGTACCTTCTATTTCCAGCAGCGCAGTGCCGCTGTTCACATAGCTATTGCACGCAGCCAAAACAAGCGGCGACGACAGCAGCACCGCCTTCAACAGACAGGAAAATGGTCTTTTCGCCAGCCATCCCTTCATAAACCCTACATTCATTATCTATTCATTCTCGGACTTTATTCATTATCGGACAATAAGGGCAGTTCGATGCGGAAACACACATCAGCATAGT is a window of Pectobacterium punjabense DNA encoding:
- the hmpA gene encoding NO-inducible flavohemoprotein is translated as MLDNNTIAIVKSTIPLLAETGPKLTAHFYDRMFTHNPELKDIFNMSNQRNGDQREALFNAICAYATNIENLAALLPAVERIAQKHASFNIQADQYQIVGNHLLATLDEMFSPGQEVLDAWGKAYGVLANVFIQREDDIYRSTEAKNGGWSGVRAFRIVNKQPQSSVITSFTLEPIDGQPIADFQPGQYLAVYIKHDSFANQEIRQYSLTHAPNGKSYRIAVKREAQGTVSGYLHDTAREGDIIHLAAPHGDFFLDIPATTPVALISGGVGQTPMLGMLHTLKQQGHQAKVLWLHAAENGAAHAFADEIEQTGPSLPQFQRHIWYREPQQTDRPGEDYHHSGLMQLSSLQDELTTPAMHYYLCGPVVFMQFVAQQLLAIGIPAEQLHYECFGPHKVV
- the paeY gene encoding pectin acetylesterase PaeY; translation: MAKRFSESMALALILSTPFTFVHAKTPTAAHQTAAPESAKLLSGSTLGEKTGLSGSVTARDIHLPATIIIRDQQGQKRQTQTDEQGKYHLDVSGLTPPLRVLAIESGGNNCLLNNISRAICLSAVAPSLHDGKENIANINPLTDRITSDIAVAAGYIGPQQLTDDTASPKLDAAAWKTAYADFHAGFNGALKQVGISAPARFDPLTYPASQQAAVTKIVNVINHNRNYHNNTGYSGHTVLTDSAFHPIVGLNDKGDYEPLDYRSARQSLDAIQKAQTRIFLVGDSTAATYEKMRFPRMGWGQVFEQQFSKNSSVKVVNGTRAGRSSRDYFYEGWFRQMQPLMKEGDFLFIQMGHNDQNCNGAKEVRGPADVANLCTYPNDAAGKKQAPQGKADMSFQTSLERYITFARQHKLTPVLLTPTTRVKTAEGKNGTPAVHSHFTKQNADNGYAFVGDYSQTIKDTAEDNKVILLDVEPATIALANQGNSDHWKQYWLVIDPKKYPYYRDQAGSLSKPDTTHFQQKGAIAVAEIVANAIRQEPALAALAEKTVSKHK
- the pemA gene encoding pectinesterase PemA codes for the protein MINTPHLCKTLTLAMLISSPWALAQAADYNALVSANATDAKAYKTITEAIASAPADSSPFVIYVKNGVYHERLTITRPNIHLQGESRDGTVITATTAAGMLKPDGSKWGTYGSNTVKVDAPDFSARSLTISNDFDYPANQAKANDDPTKLKDSQAVALLVAENSDRAWFHDVSLTGYQDTLYVKGGRSFFSKCRISGTVDFIFGNGTALFDDCDIVARNRTDVKDQPLGYLTAPSTDIKQKYGLVIINSRVIKEKDVPAKSYGLGRPWHPTTTFEDGRYADPNAIGQTVFLNTSMDDHIYGWDKMSGKDKQGEKIWFHPQDSRFFEYKSSGSGAEKNDQRRQLSEAEAAEYTADKVLAGWVPTAPKGK
- the glnB gene encoding nitrogen regulatory protein P-II; the protein is MKKIDAIIKPFKLDDVREALAEVGITGMTVTEVKGFGRQKGHTELYRGAEYMVDFLPKVKIEIVVSDDIVDTCVETITQTAQTGKIGDGKIFVFDVARVVRIRTGEEDEEAI
- the glrR gene encoding two-component system response regulator GlrR, which encodes MTARKTASLLLVDDDPSLLKLLGMRLTSEGFSVMTAESGQEALRLLTRETFDLVISDLRMDEMDGMALFSEIQRYQPGMPVIILTAHGSIPDAVAATQQGVFSFLTKPVDRDALYKAIDEAMALSAPAGDESWRETIVTRSPIMLRLLEQARMVAQSDVSVLINGQSGTGKEVLAQAIHAASPRAKKAFIAINCGALPEPLLESELFGHAKGAFTGAVSSREGLFQAAEGGTLFLDEIGDMPLSLQVKLLRVLQERKVRPLGSNRDLDIDVRIISATHRDLPKAMEKNEFREDLYYRLNVVNMKLPALHERAEDIPLLANHLLRESANRHKPFVRTFSTDAMKRLMTASWPGNVRQLVNVIEQCVALTSAPVISDALVEQALEGENTALPTFVEARHQFELNYLRKLLQIAKGNVTQAARMAGRNRTEFYKLLGRHELDANDFKD